TGGCCGAAGTTTTGGGTACCGTGATCGGACTCAATCTGCTTTTCAGGATTCCGTTGATGTGGGGGGTGGTGATCGCGGCCCTGGATACTCTTTTGTTTCTGGCCATTCAGAACCTGGGTGTCCGAAAATTCGAAGCTGTAATCATGGTTTTGATAACAACTATAGGCGCTTGTTTTGTTTTTGAGGTGGTGAACTCGGCGCCTGATTGGTCAGATGTGGCAAAAGGATTTGCTCCCAGCCTGCCTGATGGAGCGCTCTACGTGGCTATTGGGATCATGGGCGCGACAGTGATGCCGCATAATCTCTATCTTCACTCTGCGCTGGTTCAGAGCAGAGCGTATGATTCGTCGGTTGAAGGCAAGCGTCAAGCCTGCCGGTTCAACTTTCTTGATACTGCTCTGGCGCTCAATTTTGCCTTCATAGTCAATGCGGCGATCCTAATCGTCGCTGCGGCGACTTTCTTTAAACATGGAGTAATCGTGACCGAGCTACAACAGGCCCACAGCATGCTGTCGCCGTTATTGGGCACGACACTCGCCGGCACGGCTTTCGCCGTTGCGCTGGTCTGTTCGGGGCAGGCCTCTACTCTAACAGGAACTTTGGCCGGTCAAATTGTGATGGAAGGCTTCTTGCGTTTTAAGATCCGACCAATTTTACGCAGGTTCATGACGAGAATGCTGGCGATTGGCCCAGCGGCTATCGCTATTTCAATGGCTGGAGAACAGTCTACATACAGTCTTTTGATTCTAAGCCAGGTAGTGTTGAGCCTGCAGCTTCCTTTTGCAGTTATTCCCCTGATTCATTTCACTAATGATCGCGCTACCATGGGCGAGTTCGCCAACGGCATCGGCGTCAAAACCATAGCGTGGGTCGTAGCCTCAATAGTTGTCGTGCTCAACGTAAAGCTGATCACCGATCAAATTAACGAATGGATCTCTTCCATCAGCGAGCCTATATTCATTTACATCATTGTGTTTCCGCTGTGCGCATCCCTGTTAATATTACTTTTGTATATAACGCTTAGGCCGTTCATCCATTTACCTCCGAAAGAGACCATCCCGGCATGGAGAAAACTCAGCCATTTTGTTCGAGCGGATGAGGACAAGCTCGATCTTGACGCCCCA
The sequence above is a segment of the Desulfomonilaceae bacterium genome. Coding sequences within it:
- a CDS encoding Nramp family divalent metal transporter — translated: MTKTAKSLSEVYRTVSIPNRATLMKRMFAFFGPAYLISVGYMDPGNWATDLEGGSRFGYKLIWVLLMSNVMAVVLQTLSARLGIATGRDLAQACRDNYPRFVTYMLWVLAEIAIVACDLAEVLGTVIGLNLLFRIPLMWGVVIAALDTLLFLAIQNLGVRKFEAVIMVLITTIGACFVFEVVNSAPDWSDVAKGFAPSLPDGALYVAIGIMGATVMPHNLYLHSALVQSRAYDSSVEGKRQACRFNFLDTALALNFAFIVNAAILIVAAATFFKHGVIVTELQQAHSMLSPLLGTTLAGTAFAVALVCSGQASTLTGTLAGQIVMEGFLRFKIRPILRRFMTRMLAIGPAAIAISMAGEQSTYSLLILSQVVLSLQLPFAVIPLIHFTNDRATMGEFANGIGVKTIAWVVASIVVVLNVKLITDQINEWISSISEPIFIYIIVFPLCASLLILLLYITLRPFIHLPPKETIPAWRKLSHFVRADEDKLDLDAPHYAKIGVALAFSDADRKVLSHALPLARQHQSTLCLFHIVEGAGGVLYGPDTYDTEAREDEAYLNQLAVALGHRGLDVETFLGYGDVPSELIRLCLDEKVDALVMGGHGHRGISDLVFGSTVSPVRHSLNIPIIIIR